ACGGGAAGGACTTCCGCACCTTCAGGGGCAAATTGCGGGAGAACGCCCTGTGCGAGTTCATGTTGTTGAGGATGATGCGGGCGTGAGCGATTCGCTCGGCCTGATCCTCGCCAACCTCGGCTACGAGGTGGTCTCATACCCCGACGCGGAAAGCCTGTTCCGGGCCTCGCCACCGGCGGGAAGCGACACGGTGATCGTCGATCTCAGCCTGCCCGGCATCTCCGGCGGACAGGCCGTGCGCTGGTTGCAGAAGCTGGCCGAGCCGCCGAGCGTGGTGGTCATCAGCGGCCAGTCGCAAAGCGCCATCGACCACCAGTTGCGTGGGCTGAAGCCCGTCGGCGTGGTCCGCAAGCCGCTCAATGTCGAAAGCCTCGCGCGCGCCATTCCCACCCACTGAGCCTTCAAGCCGTCAGTGAGCGCTCACGTCCGGCCGCCGGATCGCGGGCCCGTGCCTGTGCTTTTGCCCGGTGAGCGCCGCCCTTTAGGGAATGTCCTTACGCAGCCCACCGAACTGTGTGACGCCCCGGTGCTCTCTAAGGTTGATCCAGATCAGCTGCGGAGGGCCAGATGCGCCAGATCATCGAAGAACGCACCGGTAGCTATTCGCGCCACGCCGCCGCGCCGGAGACGCATACCGGGCATCTGCGCGTGGCCCCGCATGTCACCGTGCTGCATGAGGGCGATACCGCCCGCCGCATCATGGAAGTGGTGGAAGGCGCGGTGATGCTCACCAAGCTGCTGCCGGACGGGCGCCGCCAGGTGGTCGAACTGCTCGGCCCCGGCGACGTGTTCGGCCTCGCGGCCTGCGATGTCTATGCCTGCTCGGCGGAGACGCTGACCGCCGCCGTCATCACCACCCATGACCGGGGTGCGCTGGAGCGTGACCCCATGCTCGCCGCCCGCCTGCTGCGACGCTTCGAGGCGCAGCTCTGCGCGATGCACTCCCACGCGCTGGTGCTCGGCCGCATGTCGGCGCTGGAGCGCGTCGCCTTCTTTCTGCTGCGGCTGATGCCGGAGGGTGTCGTCGGCGGCACGCTGCACCTGTCCATGACCCGGCAGGAGATCGCCGACTTCCTCGGGCTGACGCTGGAAACCGTCAGCCGCGCCTTCTCCGAGCTGAAGCGCCGGGGTCTGGTCGCGCTGCTGCGCGCGGACGAGGTGCAGATCAATGATCGCGGCAGCATGCGCCGCCTTGCCGGCGCCGCCTGAGACCGGCGCCGCGCCTTCCTCCTCAAGCGGCCCTTCAGAACCAAAAGGCCCCGCCAGATCGGCGGGGCCTTTTTTGCTGGCTAGATGAGCGTGCGGCGTGTTCAGACCGCGACCGAGTGCCGGGCGCCGGCCTGCAGCCGCGCGTCGAGGGCGGCGGCGGCGAGACGGACGAAAGGCCGGCCGAACGACGTCATGGCGATGCGCTTTCCCTCGATCTCCAGCAGCCCGTCCGCCACCAGCGGGGCAAGGCGCGGGGCGGCCTCGGCCAGCGTATAGGCGTCGAGATCGACCGCGAGGTCGCACATCAGCCGCTCGATCAGCGCGCCGCGCTTCACATCATCCGGTGTGAAGGCGATGCCGCGCACGGTGGAGAATCTTCCGGCGTCAATCGCGCGGATGTAGGAGGCGGAATCCGGGGCGTTCTGGGTGAATCCCTGCGGCAGCCGGCTGATCGCCGACGCGCCGAGGCCGATGAGCGCATCGGCCGCGTCGACCGTGTAGCCCTGGAAGTTGCGATGCAGCCGCCCCGCCGCCGCCGCGACCGCCATCGGATCGTGCGGACGCGCAAAATGGTCAAGCCCCACAGGTACATAGCTGGCCGCCACCAGAACCTCCCGCGCGGCTTCCGCCTGGTCGAGGCGGGTGGCGGCGCCGGGGAGGGCGGTCTGGTCGATGAGTTTCTGATTCGGTCGCACCCACGGCACATGGGCGTAGCCGAACAAAGCGAGCCGCTCGGGCGCGAGCAGCGTGGCGAGTTGCGCGGTGCGGCGCACATCGCGCTCGGTCTGGTGCGGCAGGCCGTACATCAGATCGAGATTGACCGCGCTAACCCCCGCTTCCCGCACGAGTTTCACCGCCCGCTCGACCGTGCCGAAGGGCTGCACGCGGCCAATGGCGGACTGCACATGGACGCTGAAATCCTGCACGCCGAAGCTCACCCGGTCGACCCCGATGGCGCCCAGCGCATCGGCGAGGGCCTCGTCGGTCTCGCGCGGATCGAGTTCGATGGCGTGTTCGATCAGGCCAGTGAGATCAAACTCGTCATTGATCCGGTCGAACAGGCGCTTCAGCGCTTCCGGCCCGATCAGGCTCGGCGTGCCCCCGCCCCAGGCGATGTGCGTGACCGTCCTCCCGCCGGCCGCGGCGGCGACGAGGCCGATCTCGCGCTCCAGCCGCGCGGCATAGGCGGCGACCGGCGCGGGCCGGCGCGTCGCCTTGGTGGTGCAGCCGCAATAGTAGCAGAGCGAGGGGCAGAACGGGACGTGGAGGTAAAGCGACAGCGTCGCGTCTTCCGGCAGCGCGGCGAGCCATTGCGCGTGCTCGCTCGCCCCTATGGCACCGGAGAAATGCGGCGCCGTGGGGTAGGAGGTGTAGCGCGGAACCGCGCGCTCGGCATGGAAGAGAGCTGAACTATGCATGATCGAGATTTGACCCCGCCGCCGGTTGGGCGCATTGATCCGGCGCAAATCCCCCGCCCGCTACGCATTCGCGCGTAGTCCTCCCGCGCGCCGTTCTCCTCGTTCCATGCCGCTGATTCCAAAGCTCTCGCGTCCCGGCTATTCCCCTCGCGACTTCCTGTGGTGGGCCCTCACCCTCGCCCTCGCCTTTGCCGGCGGCGCGCTGTTCGCTGGCGTCGGCATGCCCGCCGGCTGGCTGTCGGGCGCGCTGGTGGCAACGGCGGTGGCGGCGCTGTTCGGCGCGCCGGTGGGCGTGGAAAGCAATGTGCGCGTGGTCACCTATGTGCTGCTTGGCACCTCCATGGGCTCGGCCATCACGCCCGAGACGCTGCACGGCCTGTCCACCTGGCCGGTGACGATGGTGGTGCTGCTCGTCTCCGTGCCGGTGATGATGCTGGCGGTGACGCTCTATCTTGAGAAGGTCGCCGGCTGGGACCGGCGCAGCGCCTTTTTCGGCGCCGCGCCCGGCGCGCTCTCCACCGTGCTGATCATGGCGGAAAGCTCGGGGGCGGATACGCGCCGCGTGGTGTTCAGCCAGTCCTTGCGGCTCTTCGTGCTGGTGGCGCTGCTGCCGGCGGCGCTGGGCGGGCTTGGCCATCAGCCGGCCGGCACGCTGCCGATCAACCCGGTGGTGCCGGACTGGACCAGCTTCTTTCTTTCCATCGGCGTCGGCGTGCTCGGCGCCTTCCTCGCGGAGAAGGCGCGTTTTCCCGGCGGCACCATGGTCGGGGCGATGCTGGCGAGCGGCGTCGTTCACGGCGCCGGGCTGATTGAAGGCCGGCTGCCGGATCTCCTGCTGATCGTCAGCTTCGTCATTCTCGGCGCCAATTCCGGCAGCCGCTTCGCCGGCACCAAGGCGCAGACGCTGCGCCGTTTCTTCATCGACGCGCTGGGCGCGCTGGTGGTCGCCATCGCCATTTCGGTCGCCTTTTCGGCACTGGGGGCGTGGCTCTCGGGCGAGCCGCTGGCGAAGGTACTGGTGGCCTATGTGCCCGGCGCGCTGGAGGCGATGACCATCATGGCCTTCGTGCTCGGGCTCGATCCGGCCTTCGTCGCCGCGCACCACCTTGCGCGCTTCGTCGGGCTGGCGCTGCTGATCCCGGTGATCGCCCGGCTGTTCTTCGGCCCGCCGGTGGCGCCGGTCGTCTCCGAGGATGAGGCGCCGCCGCTCGACGAGAGCGAGCCGAAGGACTGAGGGCGGCCGCCCTCCTAAGAACGCGGCCTATTCGGCCGGGTTTTAATCGTTAAGGGAAAGCGGCCTATTCGGCCGCTTGCGCCTGCGCGACGAAGGGCAGGCCGAGCCGGGTCCACACATCCACCAGCGCGCTCGCCAGATGCGCCACCAAGGCATCGTCATGGAACGGGCCAGGGGTGATGCGCAGCCGCTCCGTGCCGCGCGGCACGGTGGGGTAGTTGATCGGCTGGATATAGATGCCGTGGTCTTCCAGCAGCATGTCGCTGGCGGCCTTGCAGGCGGTGGCATCGCCCACCATCACCGGCACGATATGGGTTTCGGTCACGACCTGCGGCAGGCCAGCGCGGTC
Above is a window of Ancylobacter sp. WKF20 DNA encoding:
- a CDS encoding response regulator — protein: MAKREGLPHLQGQIAGERPVRVHVVEDDAGVSDSLGLILANLGYEVVSYPDAESLFRASPPAGSDTVIVDLSLPGISGGQAVRWLQKLAEPPSVVVISGQSQSAIDHQLRGLKPVGVVRKPLNVESLARAIPTH
- the hemN gene encoding oxygen-independent coproporphyrinogen III oxidase; translation: MHSSALFHAERAVPRYTSYPTAPHFSGAIGASEHAQWLAALPEDATLSLYLHVPFCPSLCYYCGCTTKATRRPAPVAAYAARLEREIGLVAAAAGGRTVTHIAWGGGTPSLIGPEALKRLFDRINDEFDLTGLIEHAIELDPRETDEALADALGAIGVDRVSFGVQDFSVHVQSAIGRVQPFGTVERAVKLVREAGVSAVNLDLMYGLPHQTERDVRRTAQLATLLAPERLALFGYAHVPWVRPNQKLIDQTALPGAATRLDQAEAAREVLVAASYVPVGLDHFARPHDPMAVAAAAGRLHRNFQGYTVDAADALIGLGASAISRLPQGFTQNAPDSASYIRAIDAGRFSTVRGIAFTPDDVKRGALIERLMCDLAVDLDAYTLAEAAPRLAPLVADGLLEIEGKRIAMTSFGRPFVRLAAAALDARLQAGARHSVAV
- a CDS encoding helix-turn-helix domain-containing protein, with the protein product MRQIIEERTGSYSRHAAAPETHTGHLRVAPHVTVLHEGDTARRIMEVVEGAVMLTKLLPDGRRQVVELLGPGDVFGLAACDVYACSAETLTAAVITTHDRGALERDPMLAARLLRRFEAQLCAMHSHALVLGRMSALERVAFFLLRLMPEGVVGGTLHLSMTRQEIADFLGLTLETVSRAFSELKRRGLVALLRADEVQINDRGSMRRLAGAA
- a CDS encoding AbrB family transcriptional regulator, producing MPLIPKLSRPGYSPRDFLWWALTLALAFAGGALFAGVGMPAGWLSGALVATAVAALFGAPVGVESNVRVVTYVLLGTSMGSAITPETLHGLSTWPVTMVVLLVSVPVMMLAVTLYLEKVAGWDRRSAFFGAAPGALSTVLIMAESSGADTRRVVFSQSLRLFVLVALLPAALGGLGHQPAGTLPINPVVPDWTSFFLSIGVGVLGAFLAEKARFPGGTMVGAMLASGVVHGAGLIEGRLPDLLLIVSFVILGANSGSRFAGTKAQTLRRFFIDALGALVVAIAISVAFSALGAWLSGEPLAKVLVAYVPGALEAMTIMAFVLGLDPAFVAAHHLARFVGLALLIPVIARLFFGPPVAPVVSEDEAPPLDESEPKD